Part of the Terriglobales bacterium genome is shown below.
AGTGCCTTTCAATGCGGCATGTCCATGAAGGCACTCCTCGTGGAAGAGGACAGGAATTCCTAGGCGAGTGTTCTCTTTCATCCATTTCTGGATGGTATTGGTGAACTCAGCCATTGTGCGCGGCCCGTGATTCACGCTCGGCCGTGACATCTCTCCCAGGCCGTTTTTCAGCAACACGGCGGCACGCTCGGGAAGAAACGCGCCTTTGTCATCAGTAAAGAGTGCCTGTGGATCATTGAAAAACCGCCGATCTTCCCATGCGCCTTCCAGTTGAGCAACTTTCTCTTCCAGCGTCATTCGTGAAAGCAAATCTGCTATCCGCTGCTCGACCGGAAGATTAGGATTGCGGTAGGGAAGATCTTGCGCTTGGGCAGTAAGGCAGAGAATAAGAAGGCCGGCAATCCCCATAAGTGCACGGTGCACGGCAACCCTGATTTGAGACTTGGTTTTCATCCGTTATCTCCATGCCAGACGATTTGCAATCCGCCTGGCCCGTGGTACTATATCATCGCCGTTAACGTACACGGTAAGGGATTTTTGAGTGCCATTGGACTGGCCTTTCCAGCGCGCAACGAGGTTTCTTATGCGATTTGCACGGATTCTGCTCTTTTCTGTTCTGACGTGCCTGTTTTTAACTGTTCCCGGATGCAAGACCGCTGGAACCAATACGGGAAAAAATGGGCCGATTCGCATCGGGTTCTCCATGGATTCTCTGCAGCTTGAACGATGGCAACGTGACCGCGATCTTTTCGTGCAGAAGGCCAAAGAACTTGGCGCTGAGGTATTGGTGCAGTCTGCCGACGGTAATGATTCCCTTCAAGTGCAGCAGGCCGAGAATCTGCTTACACAAGATGTGGATGTCCTGGTGATTGTTCCGCACAATGGCGAGATTGCAGCATCCATTGTTGACAGCGCAAAGCGGCAACATGTTCCGGTGCTTGCCTACGATCGCATCATTCGCGACAGCGACGTGGATTTCTATATTTCATTCGATAACGTCAAGGTTGGTGAGCTGCAGGCACAATATCTGCTCGACCGCGCTCCCAAGGGCAATTACGTTCTGATTGGAGGATCGCCCACCGACAACAACGCGCGCCTGTTTCGGGAAGGGCAGATGAATGTATTAAAGCCAGCGGTTGACCGAGGTGACATCAAGATTGTTGCAGACCAGTGGGCCAAGGACTGGCTGCCCAGTGAGGCCCTTCG
Proteins encoded:
- the xylF gene encoding D-xylose ABC transporter substrate-binding protein, which codes for MRFARILLFSVLTCLFLTVPGCKTAGTNTGKNGPIRIGFSMDSLQLERWQRDRDLFVQKAKELGAEVLVQSADGNDSLQVQQAENLLTQDVDVLVIVPHNGEIAASIVDSAKRQHVPVLAYDRIIRDSDVDFYISFDNVKVGELQAQYLLDRAPKGNYVLIGGSPTDNNARLFREGQMNVLKPAVDRGDIKIVADQWAKDWLPSEALRHTENALTQARNNVVAVVASNDSTAGGVIQALEEQKLAGKALVSGQDADLTACQRIVGGTQSMTVYKPIAPLASHAAEIAIALARHSAVEPNGKVNNGSKDVPSFLLTPIAVDKSNMAQTVVKDGFVKIEDVYRNIPRDQWPKIASH